The nucleotide sequence CCCACAAAAACTTGAATGAATATATGATGCAGGTCACTCGAGCGGTACTTGAGGATGTCGACCTGTTTCTTTTTCTCGTCGAACCGACCCCAAGAACTCTGGGAGAGGATCGGCGGATCTATGAGATGCTCTCTGACAAGAGAAAGCCAGTTCTTCTCATTATCAACAAGGTGGATACGGTCTCAAAAGATTCCCTGCTCCCGCTGATCTCCAGATATCATGAGGATTGGAAGCCGGTGGCGGTTGTCCCTTTTTGCGCCCTTGAGGAAAACGGTCTTGAAAATTTGCAACAAGAGATATTGAGGTATCTGCCCGAGGGACCTCCGTATTATCCCGAAGATCAGGTGAGTGATCTGTCCGAACGTTTTATTGCCTCGGAGGTCATTCGTGAAAAAGTAACACTCTTGACGCGTGAAGAGGTTCCTTACTCCGTGGCGGTGGAGATTGAGTCCTATGAAGAGCCCAAGGAGGCCGATGTAAAAAAAGTCGTTCGGATCAGGGCCTCGATCGTTGTTGAGAAAGATTCCCAGAAGGGGATTCTCGTTGGGAAGGGGGGATCGATGATCAAAAAAATCGGCCAGGAGGCACGACTGGAGATGGAGAAACGTCTCGGCACAAAGGTTTTTCTGGAGCTGTTTGTTCGGGTTGAGGAGGGATGGACAAAGGATCCGAGGAAGCTCAAGGAGCTGGGGTATTTTTAATTCTCAATCTGATAATTTTATCATTTTGGTAATTTGGGTCTCGTAAACGTCGCAGTAAGTCTCTAATATCGTTTGTATTTTATATATCTAGATTTAGAAAAAGTGGAATATTTTTTGCACGAATAGATCTAACTAACGTGTTTACAAAGAGGCTTCCCAGAAAAATCAGATTAGTTTTGGGGCTTTTCTTGGGGCTTATTCAAATCGGTTGCCCGGTGACCTGTTTTGTAAACCCCTTCACCGATGATTATCTGACGACTGACGACTCTGTTCGCGTCAATGGGGTTCTATTAGACTACTCACTTGAAGGATTGAATGGTGTTTTGCCAAACTATGCGATGCCTTGTACGCTCTCTTACTATCGGTCTGATTATCAAGACTACTTGAGTGAGGGGGTCGGAGAGGAATCTTGTGATACCACCTCCAATGATGTTGGAATCTTTGATCTTGATTTGGGACTTTCGTCACCAGGCCTTTATCGTTTAAGCTTTCTCTCTCCTGTGGGTGACATCAGAACTCATTTAGTGACCTCTCGCCCCGATTTGGAAGCCCAGGACGATGAGTGGGTCTATCTGGACTGGAATTATGAAGAAGGGGGGGGGGGCGTGAATGACTCCCTTCAGGATACGATTGATTCGACACTCTCCCTGTCAGATCCCAGTGAGGTCACTTCAAGCCTTGTTGGAGCGGAGTTGGTAAAACTTGAAGTCGAGAGAGTCCTCCAATCCTACTTCAATTATTTGAGAATCTATATTTGGAACCTTTCAAGAGAGGGTGAGACTCCAGGAGCTGATGTGCAGGTCGTTCAAATGGAGACCTGTGGGGGAGAGATTGATGAGGAGACCTGTTGTGGCGCGGGGGATGTTGGGACTGCTCAGTGCAACAATAATTATTCTGCTGGCAACTCAAGCGTTGATTATAAGAATGATAGGGCGGAAGAATCTCCCGTTCATATTCGCGTTCCTGTTTTGTCGCATCGTCTCAAAAAACTGCATACGCCAGGCGGCTATCTTTCTTCAGAAGATCGGCTGGAGGTTCGCGTGGGGGATATTGCCCGAAACATGGCCGTGACCCTCGCACACGAACTGGGGCACTCCTTTGGTTTGG is from Deltaproteobacteria bacterium and encodes:
- the era gene encoding GTPase Era, producing the protein MKRVFKSGYIGIVGRPNVGKSTLLNLLVGQKIAAVTEKPQTTRHRILGIRTLPEGQLLFIDTPGIHRPHKNLNEYMMQVTRAVLEDVDLFLFLVEPTPRTLGEDRRIYEMLSDKRKPVLLIINKVDTVSKDSLLPLISRYHEDWKPVAVVPFCALEENGLENLQQEILRYLPEGPPYYPEDQVSDLSERFIASEVIREKVTLLTREEVPYSVAVEIESYEEPKEADVKKVVRIRASIVVEKDSQKGILVGKGGSMIKKIGQEARLEMEKRLGTKVFLELFVRVEEGWTKDPRKLKELGYF